The following are encoded in a window of Pseudomonas sp. St316 genomic DNA:
- a CDS encoding GMC family oxidoreductase N-terminal domain-containing protein yields MQPVVDEYDYVIVGAGPAGCLLANRLSANPQHRVLLLEAGGRDNYPWIHIPVGYLFCIGNPRTDWCFKTEAQPGLQGRALSYPRGKVLGGCSSINGMIYMRGQAADYDGWAAEGNPGWAWENVLPLFRQSENHFAGASEFHGAGGEWRVERQRLSWPILDAFRSAAEQSGIPNIDDFNSGDNEGCGYFQVNQKAGVRWNAAKAFLKPIRHRANLTVLTDVEVDRVLLRDERAHAVSARWQGKGMTFKARKDIVLCAGAVGSPGILQRSGIGPRSLLQRLGIGVTHELPGVGGNLQDHLQLRLIYQLENARTLNQIAGTLWGKMGMGLRYLYDRSGPLSMAPSQLGAFARSGPEQASANLEYHVQPLSLERFGEPLHSFPAFTASVCDLRPQSRGRVDIRSADPHEAPLIQPNYLSHPEDLRVAADAIRLTRRIVAAPALSAFKPVEYLPGPSLQTEEELHQAAARIGTTIFHPVGTCRMGQDRDAVVDAQLRVHGIKGLRIADASIMPRITSGNTCSPTLMIAEKAAQMMLEADTRITTPQKEPATV; encoded by the coding sequence ATGCAACCTGTCGTCGATGAATACGATTACGTGATCGTGGGCGCCGGCCCTGCCGGATGCTTGCTGGCCAATCGGCTTTCGGCCAACCCGCAACACCGGGTGCTGCTGCTCGAAGCCGGTGGGCGCGACAACTATCCGTGGATTCACATCCCGGTCGGCTACCTGTTCTGCATCGGCAACCCACGCACCGACTGGTGCTTCAAGACCGAAGCGCAACCGGGCCTGCAAGGTCGCGCCCTGAGCTACCCCCGCGGCAAGGTCCTGGGCGGTTGTTCCTCCATCAACGGCATGATCTATATGCGCGGCCAAGCGGCGGACTACGACGGCTGGGCCGCCGAGGGCAATCCCGGCTGGGCCTGGGAAAACGTGCTGCCGCTGTTTCGCCAAAGCGAAAATCACTTTGCCGGCGCGTCCGAATTCCACGGCGCCGGCGGCGAATGGCGAGTCGAACGCCAGCGCCTGTCATGGCCGATTCTCGATGCCTTCCGCAGCGCCGCCGAACAGAGCGGCATCCCGAACATCGACGACTTCAACAGCGGCGACAACGAAGGCTGCGGCTACTTCCAGGTCAACCAGAAAGCCGGCGTACGCTGGAACGCGGCCAAGGCGTTTCTCAAACCAATTCGCCACCGCGCCAACCTCACGGTATTGACCGACGTCGAGGTCGACCGCGTGTTGCTGCGTGACGAACGTGCCCACGCCGTCAGCGCGCGCTGGCAAGGCAAAGGCATGACCTTCAAGGCCCGCAAGGACATTGTCCTGTGCGCCGGGGCCGTGGGCTCGCCGGGCATCCTGCAACGCTCCGGGATCGGCCCGCGCAGTTTGCTGCAACGCCTGGGCATCGGCGTGACCCATGAGCTGCCCGGTGTCGGCGGCAACTTGCAGGACCACCTGCAACTGCGACTGATCTACCAGTTGGAAAACGCCCGCACCCTGAACCAGATCGCCGGTACCCTGTGGGGCAAGATGGGCATGGGCCTGCGCTACCTGTACGACCGCAGCGGCCCGCTGTCGATGGCCCCCAGTCAACTCGGCGCATTCGCCCGCTCGGGCCCGGAGCAGGCTTCGGCCAACCTCGAATACCACGTACAACCATTGTCCCTGGAGCGCTTCGGCGAACCGCTGCACAGCTTCCCGGCGTTCACCGCCTCGGTCTGCGACCTGCGCCCGCAAAGTCGTGGTCGGGTGGACATTCGTTCGGCCGACCCGCACGAAGCGCCGCTGATCCAACCCAATTACCTGAGCCACCCCGAAGACTTGCGGGTCGCCGCCGACGCCATCCGCCTGACCCGACGCATCGTCGCGGCCCCGGCCCTGAGCGCGTTCAAACCGGTGGAATACCTGCCGGGGCCCAGCCTGCAAACCGAAGAGGAGCTGCACCAGGCCGCCGCCCGGATTGGCACGACGATTTTCCACCCGGTCGGCACTTGCCGCATGGGCCAGGATCGTGACGCGGTGGTGGATGCGCAACTGCGCGTCCACGGCATCAAGGGCCTGCGCATCGCCGACGCCTCGATCATGCCGCGCATCACCTCGGGCAATACCTGCTCGCCGACCTTGATGATTGCCGAGAAGGCAGCGCAGATGATGCTTGAGGCGGACACAAGAATCACCACGCCCCAAAAGGAGCCGGCCACCGTCTGA
- a CDS encoding MFS transporter: MSEHVQPLEATRSAGTSQETQKVIFASSLGTVFEWYDFFLYGALAAVISKQFFAGVNDTTAFIFALMAFAAGFIVRPFGALVFGRLGDMIGRKYTFLATIILMGLATFCVGLLPNYASIGIAAPIILVLLRMLQGLALGGEYGGAATYVAEHAPMGRRGFHTSWIQSTATLGLLLSLLVVLGCRYFTGDQFEVWGWRIPFLLSILLLGISTWIRLSLHESPAFLKMKEEGKCCKAPIRESFGKWENLKVVLIALFSINAGQAVTFYAAQFYVLFFLTQFLKMDPALANSLLIVSVVIGAPFFIFFGWLSDKVGRKPVLMIGLLLATALYFPIFKTLAHYANPAIDQASRQAPITVVADPATCTFQFDPVGKARFDSPCDKVKTFLVKQGLPYSSVAAPAGSSVQVSVGDVKLEGYDEAALRGAVTLAGYPQQADAQQINRPMIVALIVALIIISAMCYGPLAALMVELFPTRIRYTSMSLPYHIGNGWFGGFLPTVSFALVVYTGDIFYGLWYPVVITGVSLVVGMICLRETRNVDLDTN, from the coding sequence ATGTCCGAGCATGTTCAGCCCCTGGAAGCCACGCGCAGCGCCGGCACCAGCCAGGAAACCCAGAAAGTCATCTTCGCTTCGTCCCTGGGGACGGTGTTCGAGTGGTATGACTTTTTCCTCTATGGCGCCCTGGCGGCGGTGATCAGCAAGCAGTTCTTCGCCGGGGTCAACGACACCACCGCGTTCATCTTCGCCCTGATGGCGTTCGCCGCCGGTTTCATCGTGCGACCATTCGGTGCGCTGGTGTTCGGCCGACTGGGGGACATGATCGGGCGCAAATACACCTTCCTGGCGACCATCATTCTCATGGGCCTGGCGACGTTCTGCGTCGGCCTGCTGCCCAACTACGCCAGCATCGGCATCGCCGCGCCGATCATCCTGGTACTGTTGCGCATGCTCCAGGGCCTGGCCCTGGGCGGTGAGTACGGTGGCGCAGCGACCTACGTGGCCGAGCACGCGCCGATGGGCAGGCGCGGTTTCCATACCAGCTGGATTCAGTCCACCGCCACACTGGGGTTGTTGCTCTCGTTGTTAGTGGTACTGGGCTGCCGCTACTTCACGGGTGATCAGTTCGAAGTCTGGGGCTGGCGCATTCCGTTCCTGCTGTCGATCCTGCTGCTGGGCATTTCCACCTGGATTCGCCTGAGCCTGCATGAGTCGCCGGCGTTCCTGAAAATGAAAGAAGAAGGCAAGTGCTGCAAGGCGCCGATCCGCGAATCCTTCGGCAAATGGGAGAACCTCAAGGTGGTGCTGATCGCCCTGTTCAGCATCAACGCCGGACAAGCGGTGACCTTCTACGCCGCCCAGTTCTACGTGCTGTTTTTCCTCACCCAGTTCCTGAAGATGGACCCGGCCCTGGCCAACAGCCTGCTGATTGTCAGCGTGGTGATCGGCGCACCGTTCTTCATCTTTTTCGGCTGGCTGTCGGACAAGGTCGGGCGCAAACCGGTGCTGATGATTGGCCTGCTGCTGGCCACCGCGCTGTACTTCCCGATCTTCAAGACGCTGGCCCATTACGCCAACCCGGCCATCGACCAGGCGAGCCGCCAGGCACCGATCACCGTGGTCGCCGACCCGGCCACCTGCACCTTCCAGTTCGACCCGGTGGGCAAGGCGCGTTTCGACAGCCCTTGTGACAAGGTCAAGACCTTCCTGGTCAAGCAAGGCCTGCCCTACAGCAGCGTTGCGGCTCCAGCTGGCAGCTCGGTGCAGGTCAGCGTCGGTGACGTGAAACTCGAAGGCTACGACGAAGCGGCCCTGCGCGGTGCAGTGACACTGGCCGGCTACCCGCAGCAGGCTGATGCACAGCAGATCAACCGGCCGATGATCGTGGCCTTGATCGTGGCGCTGATCATCATCTCGGCGATGTGCTACGGACCGCTGGCGGCGTTGATGGTCGAACTGTTCCCGACCCGGATCCGCTACACCTCCATGTCCCTGCCCTACCACATCGGCAACGGCTGGTTCGGCGGTTTCCTGCCCACCGTGTCGTTTGCCCTGGTGGTCTACACCGGGGATATTTTCTACGGGCTGTGGTACCCGGTGGTGATCACCGGGGTGAGCCTGGTGGTGGGTATGATTTGCCTGCGGGAAACCCGCAACGTGGACCTGGATACCAACTGA
- a CDS encoding TonB-dependent receptor codes for MPWVSAPSRLVFAVKIGLLAVTTAGATAVNASPVPGASAQQRSVQAYDIGAGSLVDVLTRFSSAAGVALSFDARQLEDLQSPGLSGSFGVGDGFARILDGSGLQAEPQANGTYVLRRLPANGSVMELGATTIEAQMLGATTENSGSYTTGAVTIGKGEHSLRETPQSVTVITRKMLDDQNLNTIDQVMEKTPGITVYDSTMGGKYFYSRGFRMSGQYQYDGVPLDMGNSYVQADSFSSDMAYYDRVEVLRGAAGMMKGAGGTSGGVNFVRKRGQATAQTELSLSGGTWDNYRGQVDTGGPLNDAGTVRGRAVIAEQSRHFFYDDAQRKDQIYYGALDFDLSPDTTLGVGVAYEDVDASPCWGGLPRYRDGSDLKLSRSTCLDPSWNTWRSQRTTVFSDLKHQLNDDWAVKVAGVYTKNTQDIKYAFASGSVTPGTSTTNMLGSMYDYDQVDYGLDAYLDGKFAALGQQHELIVGFNASRSDKDDFFSVVVLPQKQNVFEPDRHIPEPDDSYFIENSTRGGPVKTVTEQQGMYWTLRLKLADPLTFVVGSRVSWYSSKTDSQFLTGGSEHAKSTETGQVTPFAAVLLDLDEHLTAYASYSDIFTPQGNYRSESGSALKPLVGESYELGIKGEWFEGRLNGAFNLFRTLQKDQAQTDYASSCASSDGFCYENAGKVRAQGFEAEISGEVIERLQLLAGYTYTQTKTLDDIDTSLNGGSFNSYVPRQVLRLWGDYALGGALERFSIGAGVNAQSDNFRVSPASGEKITQAGYAVWNGRVGYRIDDTWSLALNGNNLFDKRYYTTIGTESFGNYYGEPRNFTMTVKARF; via the coding sequence ATGCCTTGGGTAAGCGCGCCAAGCCGTCTGGTGTTTGCAGTGAAAATCGGCTTGCTGGCTGTCACCACCGCCGGCGCCACGGCCGTGAATGCCAGCCCGGTTCCAGGTGCCTCGGCGCAGCAGCGTTCGGTGCAGGCCTACGATATCGGCGCCGGTAGCCTGGTGGATGTGCTGACCCGTTTCTCCAGCGCCGCCGGTGTCGCCCTTTCGTTTGATGCCCGGCAACTTGAGGATCTGCAATCGCCAGGCCTGAGCGGTTCTTTCGGCGTGGGCGACGGCTTTGCCCGCATTCTTGACGGTAGTGGCCTGCAAGCTGAGCCCCAGGCCAACGGCACGTACGTGCTGCGCCGGCTGCCTGCCAACGGTTCGGTCATGGAGCTGGGAGCCACCACCATTGAGGCGCAGATGCTCGGGGCGACCACCGAGAACAGTGGTTCCTACACGACGGGCGCGGTGACCATCGGCAAGGGCGAGCATTCCCTGCGCGAAACGCCGCAATCGGTGACAGTGATCACCCGCAAGATGCTCGATGACCAGAACCTCAACACCATCGATCAAGTGATGGAAAAGACCCCCGGCATCACCGTCTACGACTCGACCATGGGCGGCAAGTATTTCTATTCCCGTGGGTTCCGGATGTCCGGTCAGTATCAATACGACGGCGTTCCACTGGACATGGGCAACAGCTATGTCCAGGCCGACAGTTTCAGCAGCGATATGGCCTATTACGACCGTGTCGAAGTTCTGCGCGGTGCCGCCGGCATGATGAAGGGCGCGGGCGGTACGTCCGGTGGCGTCAATTTTGTCCGCAAACGTGGCCAGGCCACGGCCCAGACCGAACTCAGCCTCTCGGGCGGCACCTGGGACAACTACCGTGGACAGGTCGATACCGGTGGCCCGCTGAATGATGCCGGTACCGTGCGGGGCAGGGCGGTGATCGCCGAGCAGAGCCGGCATTTTTTCTACGACGATGCCCAGCGCAAGGACCAGATTTATTACGGTGCCCTGGATTTCGATCTGTCGCCCGACACGACGCTCGGCGTGGGCGTTGCCTATGAAGACGTCGATGCAAGCCCTTGCTGGGGCGGGCTGCCTCGCTACCGGGATGGCAGCGATTTGAAACTCAGCCGCTCCACTTGCCTGGATCCGTCGTGGAACACTTGGCGCAGCCAGCGGACCACGGTGTTCAGCGATCTCAAGCATCAGCTCAATGACGACTGGGCGGTGAAGGTCGCGGGTGTCTATACGAAAAATACCCAGGACATCAAATACGCCTTTGCATCGGGTTCGGTGACGCCCGGCACCTCGACCACCAACATGCTGGGCAGCATGTACGACTACGACCAGGTCGATTACGGCCTCGACGCCTATCTGGACGGCAAGTTCGCCGCCCTGGGGCAGCAACATGAGTTGATCGTCGGTTTTAACGCCAGTCGCTCGGACAAGGATGATTTTTTCTCGGTCGTAGTGCTGCCACAGAAGCAGAATGTGTTCGAGCCGGATCGACATATTCCCGAACCGGACGACAGTTACTTCATCGAAAACTCGACGCGCGGTGGCCCGGTCAAGACCGTTACCGAGCAGCAAGGCATGTATTGGACCCTGCGCCTGAAACTGGCCGACCCGTTGACCTTTGTCGTGGGCAGTCGGGTGAGTTGGTACAGCTCCAAGACCGACTCGCAGTTCCTCACCGGCGGTTCGGAGCACGCCAAGAGCACGGAAACGGGACAAGTCACGCCGTTTGCCGCCGTGTTACTGGACCTCGATGAGCACCTGACGGCTTACGCCAGTTATTCGGATATCTTCACTCCCCAGGGCAACTATCGCTCCGAAAGCGGCTCGGCGCTCAAGCCCCTGGTGGGCGAGAGTTATGAGTTGGGGATCAAGGGCGAGTGGTTCGAGGGGCGCTTGAACGGCGCTTTCAACCTGTTCCGCACATTGCAGAAAGACCAGGCCCAGACTGACTACGCCTCAAGCTGTGCGTCCTCGGACGGTTTCTGCTATGAGAACGCCGGCAAGGTTCGCGCCCAGGGCTTCGAAGCCGAGATCAGCGGTGAAGTCATCGAGCGCCTGCAACTGCTGGCCGGCTACACCTACACCCAGACCAAGACCCTCGACGATATTGACACCAGCCTCAACGGTGGCTCGTTCAACAGCTACGTGCCGCGCCAGGTGTTGCGCCTGTGGGGTGATTATGCCCTCGGCGGGGCATTGGAACGGTTCAGTATCGGCGCCGGGGTCAATGCACAAAGCGACAATTTCCGCGTATCGCCGGCGAGCGGCGAGAAGATCACCCAGGCCGGTTATGCCGTGTGGAACGGTCGCGTTGGCTACCGCATCGATGACACCTGGTCGTTGGCCCTCAATGGCAACAACCTGTTCGACAAGCGTTACTACACCACCATCGGCACCGAGAGCTTCGGTAACTATTACGGGGAGCCACGCAATTTCACCATGACTGTGAAGGCGCGTTTCTGA
- a CDS encoding FecR domain-containing protein, with translation MNLPPEELNAIRVAAQWYARLHSGITTDADRADWRAWLAADPLHSQAWQRMAAVAEQMASVPGALAASTLSDTHRRSRRQVLRSALLLTSAGGLGWLGWRSQATQNLFCDYRTAVGERREFQLADGSTVLLNTDTSINVRFDGQQRRLELLQGEILVTTAVDPLRRPFKVATGPVEVLALGTRFIVRGQARGGEVAVLEKAVEVSLPAMGSRRRVEAGQRLDFNERSLGALRGNDVSVGAWQKGSIIAIDRPLAALLDELSRYRPGVLRWDPAIGDLKVSGVFPVDNTDLALAALESGFSLRVTRYSRFWVQVAGGDRR, from the coding sequence ATGAACCTGCCCCCTGAAGAGTTGAACGCCATTCGTGTGGCGGCGCAGTGGTACGCCCGGCTGCATTCGGGCATCACCACCGACGCGGACCGGGCCGACTGGCGCGCCTGGCTGGCTGCGGATCCGTTGCACAGCCAGGCCTGGCAACGCATGGCGGCAGTGGCCGAGCAGATGGCAAGCGTACCCGGCGCCTTGGCCGCATCGACCTTGAGCGACACCCACCGTCGATCCCGCCGCCAGGTGTTGCGCAGCGCCTTGCTGCTGACGTCCGCCGGCGGCCTGGGCTGGTTGGGCTGGCGCAGCCAGGCAACCCAGAACCTGTTTTGCGATTACCGCACCGCCGTGGGCGAGCGTCGCGAGTTCCAACTCGCTGATGGCAGCACGGTCCTGCTCAACACCGACACCTCGATCAATGTTCGTTTCGATGGGCAGCAGCGGCGCCTGGAGCTGTTGCAAGGTGAGATTCTCGTGACGACGGCGGTCGATCCCTTGCGACGTCCGTTCAAGGTGGCCACGGGGCCGGTCGAGGTGCTTGCGTTGGGCACGCGGTTTATCGTCCGTGGCCAGGCGCGAGGCGGCGAAGTGGCGGTGCTGGAGAAAGCGGTCGAGGTGAGCCTGCCGGCGATGGGGTCAAGGAGGCGGGTCGAAGCCGGCCAGCGCCTGGATTTCAATGAACGGTCGTTGGGGGCGCTGCGTGGCAACGATGTGTCGGTTGGTGCCTGGCAGAAGGGCAGCATCATCGCCATTGACCGTCCTCTGGCGGCGCTGCTGGATGAGCTGTCGCGCTACCGCCCCGGTGTGCTGCGTTGGGACCCGGCGATTGGCGACTTGAAGGTGTCCGGTGTGTTTCCTGTCGATAACACCGACCTCGCCCTGGCGGCGTTGGAGAGCGGCTTTTCGTTGCGAGTGACCCGCTACAGCCGATTCTGGGTCCAGGTCGCCGGTGGCGACCGGCGGTGA
- a CDS encoding sigma-70 family RNA polymerase sigma factor, which translates to MPANDPSLRSAVDVLYSDHHSWLQGWLRKRLGNTFDAADLAQDTFVRVIKARTALDIREPRPYLSRIAKGLLIDLFRRRSLEQSYLEVLAAMPQEQQPSLEEQAIMLQALMEIDRLLLGLGPRVRQAFILSQFDGLTYPQIAERLGVSVRTVNNHMAKAMEHCCLMQIQLQLS; encoded by the coding sequence ATGCCCGCCAACGATCCGTCCCTACGCAGTGCTGTCGACGTTCTGTACAGTGATCATCACAGTTGGCTCCAGGGCTGGCTGCGCAAGCGTCTGGGCAACACCTTCGATGCCGCGGACCTTGCCCAGGATACGTTTGTGCGGGTCATCAAGGCGCGCACTGCGCTGGATATCCGTGAGCCACGACCGTACCTGTCGAGGATCGCCAAAGGGCTGCTGATCGACCTGTTTCGCCGTCGCTCGCTGGAGCAATCCTACCTCGAAGTCTTGGCGGCCATGCCGCAAGAGCAGCAGCCCTCGCTGGAAGAGCAGGCGATCATGCTCCAAGCCTTGATGGAGATCGATCGCTTGCTCCTGGGGTTGGGGCCGCGCGTCAGGCAGGCGTTCATCCTGTCGCAGTTCGATGGCCTGACGTACCCGCAAATTGCCGAACGCCTGGGGGTCAGCGTACGCACGGTCAACAACCACATGGCCAAGGCCATGGAGCATTGCTGCCTGATGCAGATTCAACTGCAGCTTTCATGA
- a CDS encoding response regulator, which produces MNSMPHDNGQATTRLILVVEDDPTILEFLCEILEEEGFVVEPRESADDALSFLEESAHFVDLLLTDITMPGRIDGADLANLTGDRWPQIPLLIMSGFETPESAGIKHHASFIAKPWALGQMLDLVESTVKSHSMN; this is translated from the coding sequence ATGAATTCGATGCCACATGACAATGGCCAGGCGACTACACGTTTGATTCTCGTGGTGGAAGATGATCCAACCATCCTGGAGTTTCTCTGTGAAATTCTCGAGGAGGAAGGGTTCGTCGTGGAACCTCGTGAAAGCGCTGACGATGCATTGTCGTTCCTCGAAGAGAGCGCCCATTTTGTCGACCTGTTGCTCACCGACATCACCATGCCCGGCAGGATCGACGGTGCGGACCTGGCCAACCTGACGGGAGACCGCTGGCCGCAGATCCCACTGCTGATCATGTCCGGCTTCGAGACCCCGGAAAGCGCTGGAATCAAGCACCACGCTTCGTTCATCGCCAAGCCCTGGGCGCTGGGACAGATGCTGGACCTGGTGGAAAGCACGGTGAAAAGTCACTCCATGAACTGA
- a CDS encoding DNA topoisomerase III: MQLYLCEKPSQAKDIAAVLGATRRGDGCWLGPGVTVTWCIGHLLETAPPDAYDARYKRWVLADLPIVPAQWKMTVKPKTASQYKAVKRLLGEAKELVIATDADREGEMIARELVEHCRYRGPIRRLWLSALDEASIRKALAALKPGAETFNLYHSALGRSRADWLIGMNMSRLFTLLGRQSGYQGVLPVGRVQTPTLRLVVDRDRSIADFVPVAYWAIDVQLSHEGTAFTAQWRADPDACDDQERCLNQALARDAAQAMSNAATARTLKVRTERLREAAPLPFDLGTLQEVCSKKLGLGAQETLDIAQSLYETYKLITYPRSDCGFLPLSQHSEAPAILAALAQADPSLAPLREHLQPQRKSRAWNDAKVSAHHGIIPTAAARNLDKLASKQRAVYTLIRARYLAQFLPNHEYDRTQADFDCAGQALRAVGKQIVEPGWKRALPEALAPARGREAPAPQTLPALAEGRDCTVDEVKPKDLWTQPPKPFTEGDLIKAMKNVAKLVEDPLLKQKLKDTTGIGTEATRASIIQGLLDRGYLVKNGKALSATPAAFSLIDAVPRAIADPGTTAIWEQALDMVQSGEMSLEEFVTRQAAWMSKHVARCQGMSLTISGPASPAGRGATPWKNKRKPAKRKAGGAPRKASKAKAT, from the coding sequence ATGCAGCTGTACCTGTGTGAAAAACCGTCCCAGGCCAAGGACATCGCCGCAGTCCTCGGTGCTACCCGCCGTGGCGACGGTTGCTGGCTGGGCCCCGGCGTCACGGTCACCTGGTGCATTGGCCACCTGCTGGAAACCGCCCCACCGGATGCCTACGATGCGCGCTACAAGCGCTGGGTCCTGGCCGACCTGCCCATCGTGCCGGCGCAATGGAAAATGACCGTCAAGCCGAAAACCGCCAGCCAATACAAGGCGGTCAAGCGCCTGTTGGGAGAAGCGAAGGAGTTGGTGATCGCCACCGACGCCGACCGTGAAGGCGAAATGATCGCCCGGGAGTTGGTGGAACATTGCCGTTATCGCGGGCCGATCCGGCGGCTATGGCTGTCGGCCCTGGACGAAGCATCGATCCGCAAGGCCCTGGCCGCCCTCAAGCCGGGTGCCGAAACCTTCAACCTGTACCACTCGGCGCTGGGCCGTTCCCGGGCCGACTGGCTGATCGGCATGAACATGAGTCGCCTGTTCACCCTGCTGGGGCGCCAGTCCGGTTACCAAGGCGTACTGCCGGTGGGCCGCGTGCAGACCCCGACGCTGCGGCTGGTGGTGGACCGCGACCGCAGCATCGCCGACTTCGTGCCGGTCGCCTACTGGGCCATCGACGTACAGCTCAGCCACGAAGGTACGGCGTTCACCGCCCAGTGGCGCGCCGACCCGGATGCCTGCGACGACCAGGAGCGCTGCCTGAACCAGGCCTTGGCCCGGGACGCCGCGCAGGCCATGAGCAACGCCGCCACCGCCCGGACACTGAAGGTGCGTACCGAGCGCCTGCGCGAAGCGGCACCGTTGCCCTTCGACCTGGGCACGCTGCAGGAAGTCTGCTCGAAAAAACTCGGCCTCGGTGCCCAGGAAACCCTGGACATTGCCCAGTCGCTCTACGAGACCTACAAGCTCATCACCTACCCTCGCAGCGATTGCGGTTTCCTGCCCTTGAGCCAGCACAGTGAGGCACCGGCGATCCTGGCCGCCCTCGCCCAGGCCGACCCAAGCCTTGCACCGCTGCGCGAGCACCTGCAACCGCAACGCAAGTCCAGGGCCTGGAACGACGCCAAGGTCAGCGCTCACCACGGCATCATTCCCACCGCCGCCGCCAGGAACCTCGACAAACTCGCCAGCAAGCAGCGCGCGGTCTACACGCTGATTCGCGCGCGCTACCTGGCGCAGTTCCTGCCCAACCACGAATACGACCGCACCCAGGCCGACTTCGACTGTGCCGGCCAGGCGTTGCGTGCCGTGGGCAAGCAGATCGTCGAACCCGGCTGGAAACGCGCCCTGCCCGAAGCGCTGGCACCGGCCAGAGGCCGTGAGGCACCGGCGCCGCAGACCCTGCCGGCACTGGCCGAAGGTCGTGATTGCACGGTGGACGAGGTGAAACCCAAGGACCTGTGGACCCAACCGCCCAAGCCGTTCACCGAAGGCGACCTGATCAAGGCGATGAAGAACGTCGCCAAACTGGTAGAAGACCCACTGCTCAAGCAGAAGCTCAAGGACACCACCGGCATTGGCACCGAAGCGACCCGGGCCTCGATTATCCAGGGGCTGCTCGACCGCGGTTACCTGGTGAAAAACGGCAAGGCCCTGTCCGCCACCCCGGCGGCCTTCAGCCTGATCGACGCGGTGCCCCGGGCCATCGCCGACCCGGGCACCACCGCCATCTGGGAGCAAGCGCTGGACATGGTGCAAAGCGGTGAAATGAGCCTGGAAGAATTCGTCACCCGGCAAGCCGCCTGGATGAGCAAGCACGTCGCCCGCTGCCAGGGCATGAGCCTGACCATCAGCGGCCCGGCCAGCCCCGCCGGCCGTGGCGCCACCCCGTGGAAAAACAAACGCAAGCCGGCCAAGCGCAAGGCTGGCGGTGCACCGCGCAAGGCGAGCAAGGCCAAGGCCACCTGA
- the glsB gene encoding glutaminase B — translation MQALLNEILDAVRPLIGQGKVADYIPALSTVAANQLGIAVYGNDGELYCAGDAETAFSVQSISKVFSLVQAIGHSGEAIWERLGHEPSGQPFNSLVQLEFERGRPRNPFINAGALVICDINQSRFAAPALSMRDFVRRLSGNPQVMVDGKVAESEYQHRARNAAMAYLMQSFGNFHNDVEAVLRSYFSHCALRMSCVDLARAFCFLANDGFCKHSGEQILSARQTQQVNSIMATSGLYDEAGNFAYRVGLPGKSGVGGGIVAVVPGRFTVCVWSPELNVAGNSLAGMAALELMSQRIGWSVF, via the coding sequence ATGCAAGCACTGTTGAACGAGATCCTCGATGCGGTTCGCCCCCTGATTGGTCAGGGCAAGGTGGCCGACTACATTCCGGCCCTGAGCACTGTGGCGGCCAACCAGTTGGGCATTGCCGTGTATGGCAACGACGGCGAGTTGTATTGTGCTGGCGACGCCGAAACAGCGTTTTCGGTGCAGAGTATTTCCAAGGTGTTCAGCCTGGTGCAGGCCATCGGGCATTCCGGCGAAGCGATCTGGGAGCGCCTGGGCCATGAGCCGTCCGGCCAACCATTCAATTCCCTGGTGCAACTGGAATTCGAACGCGGTCGACCGCGTAACCCTTTCATCAACGCCGGCGCGTTGGTGATCTGCGATATCAACCAGTCGCGTTTCGCCGCCCCGGCACTGTCGATGCGCGATTTTGTGCGCCGTCTGTCGGGTAACCCACAGGTGATGGTGGACGGCAAGGTCGCCGAATCGGAATACCAGCATCGCGCCCGCAACGCGGCGATGGCGTACCTGATGCAATCTTTCGGCAACTTTCATAACGACGTGGAAGCGGTACTGCGCAGTTATTTCAGCCACTGCGCCCTGCGGATGAGCTGCGTCGACCTGGCGCGGGCGTTCTGCTTCCTGGCCAACGACGGGTTCTGCAAGCACAGCGGCGAACAGATCCTCAGCGCCCGGCAAACCCAGCAGGTCAATTCCATCATGGCCACCAGCGGTTTGTACGATGAGGCCGGCAATTTCGCCTATCGCGTCGGCCTGCCGGGCAAGAGCGGGGTCGGTGGCGGGATTGTCGCCGTGGTGCCGGGGCGGTTCACGGTGTGCGTCTGGTCGCCTGAACTCAACGTCGCCGGCAACTCGCTTGCCGGCATGGCGGCGCTGGAGTTGATGAGCCAGCGGATCGGCTGGTCAGTGTTCTAG